A region from the Janthinobacterium agaricidamnosum genome encodes:
- a CDS encoding TonB-dependent receptor, with protein MMTTHLTLALRRHSFHVLLGACAAGLSLPALAQTAVAAAVASATTDMAAAAAPAADDNVPMATVEISSRKTRSSVALSKNEIQKILPGTNPLKALQTLPGVSFQTADPWGNNEQNLSLFVHGFSGQQLGYTMDGVPLGDQQYGNYNGLSPQRAVISENVRSVVLSSGAGDLATASTSNLGGTIETYSSDPLATQGASLQQTVGSHRTSRTFARYDTGVFGDGSSAYFSILHHEARAWDFDARQGGDQFNAKYVNRSEAGKLTLFFNYSDKIEPNEDSTVHVAGETSAPYTRPFLYPDFKAALNYLSPTGATPAADGNNYRNYYSDAQRTDYLAYAKFDANLSEGMTWSNQVYYHKDDGAGVVAGPIGVAGLPGLFSVYYPKQNLKQVFGNSGYAVRTTEYDIKRGGFISTVRKEIGEHQLEAGLWLEQNRSSAYRRWYALDVNNPTSPYDRPSNPLITQYGSEIDNKVVQLHLQDEWRIRPDIALQAGFKSSLQFADGQFPVQPALGAIAGGSTALPVGTINTKKWFLPQVGARWDFTPQDQLYFNIQKNMRQFVTYGGGGASPWSLSSQAAFDLFKRDAKPETALTYEVGVRGSHPLSLGAITAIDGQVNVYHVDFSNRLLQISPTPVISSIIGGNPVLANVGSVRTDGIDIAGTVHFGNNFSFYNALSYNRSQYADNYNNGAALVLTAGKNVPGSPEWLNKFVASATFGDIEVQLTGDYVGKRYATYTNDLSVPSYFLMGLGVSGKLPAMAGWLKNPRWRVNVSNLANREGSLNVVVGAADKTYNTFPIAPRQGFLTLTADF; from the coding sequence ATGATGACCACCCACTTGACGCTGGCCCTGCGCCGCCATTCCTTCCACGTTTTGCTGGGCGCGTGCGCCGCGGGCTTGAGCTTGCCGGCCCTGGCGCAAACGGCCGTGGCCGCCGCCGTGGCATCCGCCACGACCGACATGGCAGCCGCTGCCGCCCCGGCTGCCGACGACAACGTCCCGATGGCCACCGTGGAGATTTCCTCGCGCAAGACGCGCTCCTCGGTTGCCCTGAGCAAGAATGAAATCCAGAAAATCCTGCCCGGCACGAATCCCCTGAAAGCCCTGCAAACCTTGCCAGGCGTCAGCTTCCAGACGGCCGATCCTTGGGGCAACAACGAGCAGAACCTGTCGCTGTTCGTGCATGGCTTTTCCGGCCAGCAACTCGGTTACACCATGGATGGCGTGCCGCTGGGCGACCAGCAGTACGGCAACTACAACGGCCTGTCGCCGCAGCGCGCCGTCATCAGCGAAAACGTGCGCAGCGTCGTGCTGTCCTCGGGTGCGGGCGACCTGGCGACGGCCTCGACCAGCAACCTGGGCGGCACCATCGAAACCTATTCCAGCGATCCGCTGGCCACGCAAGGCGCCAGCCTGCAGCAGACGGTGGGCAGCCACCGCACCTCGCGCACATTTGCCCGCTACGACACGGGCGTTTTCGGCGACGGCAGCAGCGCCTATTTTTCCATCCTGCACCACGAAGCGCGCGCCTGGGATTTCGATGCGCGCCAGGGCGGCGACCAGTTCAATGCCAAATACGTCAACCGCAGCGAGGCGGGCAAGCTGACCCTGTTCTTCAATTACTCGGACAAGATCGAGCCGAACGAAGACAGCACCGTGCACGTGGCGGGCGAAACGAGCGCACCGTACACGCGCCCCTTCCTGTACCCGGACTTCAAGGCGGCCCTGAATTACCTGTCGCCCACGGGCGCGACGCCTGCCGCGGACGGCAACAATTACCGCAATTACTACAGCGATGCGCAGCGCACCGATTACCTGGCCTACGCCAAGTTCGACGCAAACTTGTCCGAAGGCATGACATGGTCCAACCAGGTGTATTACCACAAGGATGACGGCGCCGGCGTGGTGGCCGGCCCCATCGGCGTGGCCGGCTTGCCGGGACTGTTCAGCGTGTACTACCCGAAACAGAACCTGAAACAAGTGTTCGGCAACTCGGGCTACGCCGTGCGCACCACGGAATACGACATCAAGCGCGGCGGCTTCATTTCCACCGTGCGCAAGGAAATCGGCGAGCACCAGCTGGAAGCGGGCCTGTGGCTGGAACAGAACCGCTCGTCCGCCTACCGCCGCTGGTATGCGCTCGACGTCAACAACCCCACCTCGCCGTATGACCGCCCCAGCAATCCCTTGATCACGCAGTACGGCAGCGAGATCGACAACAAGGTGGTGCAACTGCACTTGCAGGATGAATGGCGCATCCGCCCCGATATCGCCCTGCAGGCCGGTTTCAAGTCCAGCCTGCAGTTTGCCGACGGTCAATTCCCCGTGCAGCCAGCCCTGGGCGCCATCGCGGGCGGCTCGACGGCCTTGCCGGTCGGCACCATCAACACGAAAAAATGGTTCCTGCCGCAAGTGGGCGCGCGCTGGGACTTCACGCCGCAAGACCAGCTGTACTTCAATATCCAGAAAAACATGCGCCAGTTCGTCACCTATGGCGGCGGCGGCGCCTCGCCGTGGAGCTTGTCGAGTCAGGCCGCGTTTGATCTGTTCAAGCGCGACGCCAAGCCGGAAACGGCCCTCACCTATGAAGTGGGCGTGCGCGGCAGCCATCCTTTGAGCCTGGGCGCCATCACGGCCATCGATGGCCAGGTCAACGTCTACCACGTCGATTTCAGCAACCGCTTGCTGCAGATCAGCCCCACGCCCGTGATTTCCTCCATCATCGGCGGCAATCCCGTGCTGGCCAACGTGGGCAGCGTGCGCACGGACGGCATCGATATCGCGGGCACCGTGCACTTTGGTAACAATTTTTCGTTCTACAATGCCCTGTCGTACAACCGCTCGCAGTACGCGGACAATTACAACAATGGCGCCGCGCTGGTCTTGACCGCTGGCAAGAACGTACCGGGCTCGCCGGAATGGCTGAACAAGTTCGTGGCTTCCGCCACGTTTGGCGATATTGAGGTGCAACTGACGGGAGACTATGTGGGCAAGCGCTACGCGACGTACACCAACGATTTGTCGGTCCCCAGCTATTTCCTGATGGGCCTGGGCGTGTCGGGCAAGCTGCCGGCCATGGCCGGCTGGCTGAAAAACCCGCGCTGGCGCGTGAACGTCAGCAACCTGGCCAACCGCGAAGGATCGCTGAACGTGGTCGTGGGCGCGGCCGACAAGACGTACAACACCTTCCCCATCGCCCCGCGCCAGGGCTTCCTGACCTTGACGGCGGATTTCTGA
- a CDS encoding alpha/beta fold hydrolase — protein sequence MKLSRSEFINIRGARTHVRHWGREGAPILFMVHGWMDVAASFQFVVDELQGDWHVIAPDWRGFGLSDYTQSDTYWFPDYLADLDAMLLHYSPEAPVNLLGHSMGANVAGLYAGVRPERISRFINLEGFGMMATQPEQAPGRYAKWLAELREPPAMRSYPSQRAVAERLQKTNPRLPDDRAAFLAEHWSAQNEAGEWDILGDPQHKRVNPILYQVEEVMACWRRITAPVLWVEAIETNMWQWMGPKEQARIEIDRRLACIKDVRCEMMLDAGHMLHHDQPAALARLVEAFLT from the coding sequence ATGAAACTTTCCCGTTCCGAATTCATCAACATCCGCGGCGCCCGCACGCATGTGCGCCACTGGGGCCGCGAAGGCGCGCCCATCCTGTTCATGGTGCACGGCTGGATGGACGTGGCCGCCTCGTTCCAGTTCGTCGTCGACGAGTTGCAAGGCGACTGGCACGTGATCGCGCCCGACTGGCGCGGCTTTGGCCTGAGCGACTACACGCAGTCCGATACCTACTGGTTCCCCGACTACCTGGCCGACCTGGACGCCATGCTGCTGCACTATTCGCCGGAAGCACCCGTCAATCTGCTCGGTCACAGCATGGGCGCCAACGTGGCTGGCCTGTACGCGGGCGTGCGGCCCGAACGCATCAGCCGCTTCATCAACCTGGAAGGCTTCGGCATGATGGCAACGCAGCCGGAGCAGGCGCCGGGCCGCTACGCCAAGTGGCTAGCCGAATTGCGCGAGCCGCCCGCCATGCGCAGCTATCCTTCGCAGCGCGCCGTGGCCGAGCGCCTGCAAAAGACCAATCCGCGCCTGCCGGACGACCGCGCGGCCTTCCTGGCTGAACACTGGTCGGCGCAGAACGAAGCGGGCGAATGGGACATTCTGGGCGACCCGCAGCACAAGCGCGTCAATCCCATCCTGTACCAGGTGGAAGAAGTGATGGCCTGCTGGCGCCGCATCACGGCGCCCGTGCTGTGGGTGGAAGCTATTGAGACGAATATGTGGCAATGGATGGGGCCCAAGGAACAGGCGCGCATCGAGATCGACCGGCGTTTGGCCTGCATCAAGGATGTGCGCTGCGAGATGATGCTGGACGCGGGCCACATGCTGCATCATGATCAGCCGGCGGCACTGGCGCGCCTGGTGGAAGCATTTTTGACCTGA
- the ftsB gene encoding cell division protein FtsB: MRLITLALAALLLLIQFPLWLGKGGWLRVADMEAQVAVANKKNMELKARNAKLESEVRDLKDGTGAVEERARYELGMVKQNEIFVQIVRKGQTPPLQETPVDAAAPH; the protein is encoded by the coding sequence ATGCGCCTGATTACGCTCGCCCTGGCAGCCCTGCTGCTGCTGATCCAATTTCCCCTCTGGCTGGGTAAAGGCGGCTGGCTGCGCGTTGCCGACATGGAAGCCCAGGTGGCGGTGGCGAATAAAAAGAATATGGAATTGAAGGCGCGCAACGCCAAGCTCGAATCCGAAGTGCGCGACCTGAAAGATGGTACCGGCGCCGTCGAGGAGCGTGCCCGCTATGAGCTGGGCATGGTCAAACAGAATGAGATTTTCGTGCAGATCGTGCGCAAGGGACAAACCCCGCCACTGCAGGAAACGCCGGTGGATGCTGCCGCGCCGCACTGA
- a CDS encoding gamma carbonic anhydrase family protein, which produces MTLYQLGDYAPQIDASAFVADTANVIGKVTLEANTSVWFGATIRGDNERITVGANSNVQEGAVLHTDPGYPLDIGRNVTIGHQAMLHGCTIGDGALIGIQAVILNGAKIGKNCLVGAGALVTEGKEFPDNMLIIGSPAKAVRALTADDITRLQGNAVNYVQRGQLFNTQLKKIG; this is translated from the coding sequence ATGACACTCTACCAATTGGGCGACTATGCGCCGCAGATTGATGCTTCCGCTTTTGTTGCCGACACGGCCAACGTGATCGGCAAGGTGACCCTGGAAGCGAATACGTCCGTATGGTTCGGCGCCACGATTCGCGGCGACAACGAACGCATCACCGTGGGCGCCAACAGCAATGTGCAGGAAGGCGCCGTGCTGCATACGGACCCGGGCTACCCGCTGGACATCGGCCGGAACGTGACCATTGGCCACCAGGCAATGTTGCATGGATGCACGATCGGCGATGGCGCCCTGATCGGCATCCAGGCCGTGATCCTGAACGGCGCGAAGATCGGCAAAAACTGCCTGGTCGGCGCGGGCGCGCTGGTCACGGAAGGCAAGGAATTTCCCGACAATATGCTGATCATCGGCTCACCGGCGAAAGCCGTGCGGGCCCTGACGGCAGACGATATCACCAGGCTACAAGGCAACGCCGTGAACTATGTGCAGCGCGGCCAGCTATTTAATACGCAACTCAAGAAGATTGGATAA
- a CDS encoding L-threonylcarbamoyladenylate synthase yields MSQFFQIHPENPQLRLIKQAAQIIQSGGVVALPTDSCYALVCQLDDKGAVERLRRIRGVDEKHHLTLLCRDLSELGVYARVDNRQFRLLKAATPGAYTFILEATKEVPRRLSHPSRKTIGLRVPQHRIVQCLLEELGQPLLGATLTLPGDEESLTDADTIRERLEKLVDLIIDGGVCAHGPSTVIDLTGPEPEVVRVGRGDPAVLGL; encoded by the coding sequence ATGAGTCAATTTTTCCAGATTCACCCTGAGAATCCGCAATTGCGCCTGATCAAGCAGGCGGCCCAGATCATCCAGTCCGGCGGCGTCGTGGCCTTGCCCACCGATTCCTGCTACGCGCTGGTGTGCCAGCTCGACGACAAGGGCGCCGTCGAGCGCCTGCGCCGCATCCGTGGCGTGGATGAAAAGCACCATCTGACCTTGCTGTGCCGCGACTTGAGCGAGCTGGGCGTGTATGCCAGAGTCGACAACCGCCAGTTCCGCCTGCTCAAGGCGGCCACGCCGGGCGCCTACACCTTCATCCTGGAAGCGACCAAGGAAGTGCCGCGCCGCCTCAGCCATCCTTCGCGCAAGACCATCGGCCTGCGCGTGCCGCAGCACCGCATCGTGCAATGCCTGCTGGAAGAGCTGGGCCAGCCGCTGCTGGGTGCGACATTGACCCTGCCCGGCGACGAGGAGAGCCTGACGGATGCCGACACCATCCGCGAACGCCTGGAAAAACTGGTCGACCTGATCATCGACGGCGGCGTCTGCGCGCACGGCCCCAGCACCGTGATCGACCTGACGGGGCCAGAGCCGGAAGTGGTGCGCGTGGGACGCGGCGACCCTGCCGTGCTGGGCTTGTAG
- a CDS encoding 3',5'-nucleoside bisphosphate phosphatase: MLKVDLHCHSNISDGVLSPAAVAAHARKAGVDVWALTDHDEVSGVAAARAAALDLGMRFVAGVEISITWAGETVHIVGLQVDENNPGLVQGLHQTRSGRDARGREIARQLDLAGIPDAYEGALKFVGNPDLMSRTHFARYIVEMGKCANIPDVFKKYLLEGKPGYVEHRWATLAEAVGWIRGAGGVAVIAHPGRYRFSDMAQGVLFDEFKQLGGAAIEVVTGSHSPDQYPEYAQLANAYGFLASRGTDFHAPGESRVDFAMLPPLPANVTPIWHDWF; the protein is encoded by the coding sequence ATGCTTAAAGTCGACCTGCATTGTCATTCGAATATCTCCGACGGCGTGCTGTCACCGGCCGCCGTGGCGGCGCACGCGCGCAAGGCGGGCGTCGATGTGTGGGCGCTGACGGACCACGATGAAGTGTCCGGCGTGGCCGCCGCGCGCGCGGCCGCGCTGGACCTGGGCATGCGTTTCGTGGCCGGCGTGGAAATCTCGATCACCTGGGCCGGCGAAACCGTGCACATCGTGGGCTTGCAAGTCGATGAAAACAACCCGGGCCTCGTGCAGGGCTTGCACCAGACGCGTTCGGGGCGCGACGCGCGCGGCCGCGAGATTGCCCGCCAGCTGGACCTGGCCGGCATCCCCGACGCCTATGAAGGGGCCTTGAAATTCGTCGGCAACCCGGACCTGATGTCGCGCACGCACTTTGCCCGCTACATCGTGGAAATGGGCAAATGCGCGAATATCCCCGACGTGTTCAAGAAATACCTGTTGGAAGGCAAGCCGGGCTATGTCGAGCACCGCTGGGCCACCCTGGCCGAAGCCGTGGGCTGGATACGCGGCGCGGGCGGCGTGGCCGTTATCGCCCACCCGGGCCGCTACCGCTTCAGCGACATGGCGCAAGGCGTGCTGTTCGATGAATTCAAGCAACTCGGCGGCGCGGCCATCGAAGTCGTCACGGGCAGCCACAGTCCGGACCAGTATCCGGAATACGCGCAGCTGGCCAATGCCTACGGCTTCCTCGCCTCGCGCGGCACGGATTTCCATGCGCCGGGCGAATCGCGCGTGGATTTTGCCATGCTGCCGCCGTTGCCTGCCAACGTAACCCCCATCTGGCACGACTGGTTTTAG
- the htpX gene encoding protease HtpX, whose amino-acid sequence MKRIVLFIATNLAVMLVLSLVLSLLGVGNPARGSTLNLGSLLVFSLVVGFTGSIFSLLISKPMAKWSTGARVIDNPTSSTELWLVNTVRALSERAGIGMPEVAVYEGDANAFATGAFKNSALVAVSTGLLQSMNRDEVEAVLGHEIAHVANGDMVTLTLIQGVVNTFVVFMARVVGFFVDNVLLKNNNREGGGRGIGYFVTVMVCEVIFGLLASIIVAWFSRQREFRADAGSAKLLGSPTPMMHALARLGGVPPGELPQSMQALGISGGNGGWGALFATHPPIEQRIAALRGVQ is encoded by the coding sequence ATGAAACGTATCGTCCTTTTTATTGCAACCAACCTGGCCGTGATGCTGGTGCTGTCGCTCGTCCTCAGCTTGTTGGGCGTGGGCAATCCGGCGCGGGGCAGTACCCTGAACCTGGGCAGCCTGCTGGTGTTTTCGCTGGTGGTGGGTTTCACCGGGTCCATCTTTTCCCTGTTGATCAGCAAGCCGATGGCCAAGTGGAGCACGGGCGCGCGCGTGATCGACAATCCGACCTCGTCGACGGAATTGTGGCTGGTCAATACCGTGCGTGCGCTGTCCGAGCGGGCCGGCATCGGCATGCCGGAAGTGGCCGTGTACGAAGGCGACGCGAATGCGTTTGCCACGGGCGCGTTCAAGAATTCGGCGCTGGTGGCCGTGTCCACCGGTTTGCTGCAAAGCATGAACCGCGATGAAGTCGAGGCCGTGCTGGGCCACGAGATCGCCCACGTTGCCAATGGCGACATGGTCACCTTGACCCTGATCCAGGGCGTGGTGAATACCTTTGTCGTCTTCATGGCCCGCGTAGTGGGTTTCTTTGTCGACAATGTGCTGTTGAAAAATAACAACCGCGAAGGCGGCGGGCGCGGCATCGGTTACTTTGTGACCGTGATGGTGTGCGAAGTGATCTTCGGCTTGCTCGCTTCCATCATCGTCGCCTGGTTCTCGCGCCAGCGCGAATTCCGCGCCGATGCCGGTTCAGCCAAGCTGCTGGGCAGCCCCACGCCGATGATGCATGCGCTGGCCCGCCTGGGCGGCGTGCCGCCGGGCGAACTGCCGCAATCGATGCAGGCGCTGGGCATCAGCGGCGGCAATGGCGGCTGGGGCGCGCTGTTCGCCACCCATCCGCCCATCGAACAACGTATCGCCGCGCTGCGCGGCGTACAATAA
- the hslO gene encoding Hsp33 family molecular chaperone HslO yields the protein MTTETTGAVSAAVSGQDTLQKFIFDNAAVRGQFIDVSTTWQEVVSRHAYPTAVKKVLGEMVAAAALLSANLKFNGSIIMQIHGDGPVRLMVVECDSDLRLRATAKLDPDATIPDVATVPQLLNATGKGRFIITLDPADKVPGQQPYQGIVPLDGDDMATVIENYMLRSEQLDTRLWLATDDTVSRGLLLQKLPHHGGKAEATPVSEEDALDTWNRAVMLASTLKETEILSTDIDTLMQRLFWEETIRVFDPLHPSFHCSCTREKVGNMLKMLGEEEVNSTLEEVGQVGVNCDFCGQHYEFDKVDCAQLFITDAPAEVLIPPAASIN from the coding sequence ATGACGACTGAAACCACGGGCGCCGTCAGCGCAGCCGTTAGCGGCCAGGATACCCTGCAAAAATTTATTTTCGACAACGCCGCCGTGCGCGGCCAGTTCATCGACGTATCGACCACCTGGCAGGAAGTGGTGTCGCGCCACGCCTATCCGACGGCCGTGAAAAAAGTGCTGGGCGAAATGGTGGCCGCCGCCGCCCTGCTGTCCGCCAACCTGAAATTCAACGGCTCCATCATCATGCAAATCCACGGTGACGGTCCCGTGCGCCTGATGGTGGTCGAATGCGATTCCGACCTGCGCCTGCGCGCCACGGCCAAGCTGGACCCGGACGCCACCATCCCCGACGTGGCCACCGTGCCGCAATTGCTCAACGCCACGGGCAAGGGCCGCTTCATCATCACCCTGGACCCGGCCGACAAGGTGCCGGGCCAGCAGCCGTACCAGGGCATCGTGCCGCTGGACGGCGACGACATGGCCACCGTGATCGAAAACTACATGTTGCGTTCGGAACAGCTCGACACGCGTCTGTGGCTGGCCACGGACGACACCGTCTCGCGCGGCCTGCTGCTGCAAAAACTGCCGCACCATGGCGGCAAGGCCGAGGCGACGCCCGTGTCGGAAGAAGACGCGCTGGACACGTGGAACCGCGCCGTGATGCTGGCATCGACCCTGAAAGAGACGGAAATCCTGTCGACGGACATCGATACCCTGATGCAGCGCTTGTTCTGGGAAGAGACGATCCGCGTCTTCGACCCGCTGCACCCGAGCTTCCATTGCAGCTGCACGCGCGAAAAAGTGGGCAATATGCTCAAGATGCTGGGCGAGGAAGAAGTCAACAGCACCCTGGAAGAAGTGGGGCAAGTGGGCGTGAACTGCGATTTCTGCGGCCAGCATTATGAATTCGACAAGGTCGATTGCGCGCAGCTGTTCATCACGGATGCGCCGGCCGAGGTCTTGATTCCGCCAGCCGCCAGCATCAACTAA
- the eno gene encoding phosphopyruvate hydratase, producing the protein MSAIVDIIGREILDSRGNPTVECDVLLESGVMGRAAVPSGASTGSREAVELRDGDAKRYFGKGVLQACENINTEISEAIMGLDANEQAFLDRTLIDLDGTENKSRLGANAILAVSMAVAKAAAEEAGLPLYRYFGGSGAMQMPVPMMNVINGGAHADNNLDIQEFMIIPVGAPSFKEAVRYGAEVFHTLKKILHKKGLNTNVGDEGGFAPSLANHEEAIKLIIQAIEEAGYEPGTQIAIGLDCAASEFYKNGKYEMEGEGLSLTATEFTNLLATWCDKYPIISIEDAMHEGDWDGWAILTQELGKKVQLVGDDLYVTNTKILKEGISKGIANSILIKINQIGTLTETFAAIEMAKRAGYTAVISHRSGETEDSTIADIAVATNALQIKTGSMSRSDRMAKYNQLLRIEEDLGDIASYPGRDAFYNLK; encoded by the coding sequence ATGAGTGCTATTGTTGATATTATCGGTCGCGAAATCCTGGACTCGCGCGGTAACCCGACCGTCGAATGCGATGTGTTGCTGGAATCGGGCGTGATGGGCCGTGCGGCCGTGCCGTCGGGTGCCTCGACCGGTTCGCGCGAAGCCGTGGAATTGCGCGATGGCGATGCCAAGCGCTACTTCGGCAAGGGCGTGCTGCAAGCATGCGAAAACATCAATACCGAAATCTCCGAAGCCATCATGGGCCTGGACGCCAATGAACAGGCTTTCCTGGACCGTACCCTGATCGACCTGGACGGCACGGAAAACAAATCGCGCCTGGGCGCCAACGCCATCCTGGCCGTCTCCATGGCCGTCGCCAAGGCTGCCGCCGAAGAAGCGGGCTTGCCGCTGTACCGCTATTTCGGCGGTTCGGGCGCCATGCAGATGCCGGTGCCGATGATGAACGTCATCAACGGCGGCGCGCACGCCGACAACAACCTGGACATCCAGGAATTCATGATCATTCCCGTGGGCGCCCCATCGTTCAAGGAAGCCGTCCGTTACGGCGCGGAAGTGTTCCACACGCTGAAAAAGATCCTGCACAAGAAGGGCCTGAATACCAACGTGGGCGACGAAGGCGGTTTCGCGCCATCCTTGGCCAACCATGAAGAAGCCATCAAGCTGATCATCCAGGCCATCGAAGAAGCGGGCTACGAGCCAGGCACGCAGATCGCCATCGGCCTCGATTGTGCCGCGTCCGAGTTCTACAAGAACGGCAAGTACGAAATGGAAGGCGAAGGCCTGAGCCTGACGGCTACCGAGTTCACCAACCTGCTGGCGACCTGGTGCGACAAGTACCCGATCATCTCGATCGAAGACGCGATGCATGAAGGCGACTGGGACGGCTGGGCGATCCTCACCCAGGAACTGGGCAAGAAAGTGCAACTGGTCGGCGACGACCTGTATGTCACCAACACCAAGATCCTGAAAGAAGGCATCTCGAAAGGCATCGCCAACTCGATCCTGATCAAGATCAACCAGATCGGCACGCTGACGGAAACCTTCGCCGCCATCGAAATGGCCAAGCGCGCCGGCTACACGGCCGTCATTTCGCACCGCTCGGGCGAAACGGAAGATTCGACCATCGCCGATATCGCCGTTGCCACGAACGCCCTGCAGATCAAGACCGGCTCGATGTCGCGTTCGGACCGCATGGCCAAGTACAACCAGCTGCTGCGTATCGAGGAAGACCTGGGCGACATCGCCAGCTACCCTGGCCGCGATGCGTTCTATAATCTGAAGTAA
- a CDS encoding glycerophosphodiester phosphodiesterase, whose amino-acid sequence MRSPILPQRHFSRRNFVQAAVGGLALAAAPGFAAGLLATPPSRPLVFAHRGASALRPEHTLASYAKAILDGADYVEPDLVATRDGILVARHESNLIDTTDVARRPEFASRRGKKMVDGEWHEGWFVDDFTLAELKTLRAIERLPKVRTGNTLYDGQFQIPTWEEIIDFVAAQSAASGRVIGLVPELKSSTYFRDAGLALEDRFLSTMLAHEYTRRAPIEIQSFEVANLKYLREKLGRRANVRLMQLVVGGDVRPMDVVKAGGKLTFGQMTTPAGLRDIAAYADVVAPPTRAIIALGADQRLAKPSSIVDDAHQAGLLLHTWTFRPENRFLAADFRDGNGENARNEAGSVAEMRRYIETGLDGFFSDDPGLGRIAAG is encoded by the coding sequence ATGCGCTCACCCATCCTCCCGCAACGGCACTTTTCGCGCCGCAACTTCGTCCAGGCGGCCGTGGGCGGCCTGGCCCTGGCGGCAGCACCGGGCTTTGCCGCCGGCCTGCTGGCCACGCCCCCGAGCCGCCCGCTCGTGTTCGCCCACCGGGGCGCCAGCGCCCTGCGCCCCGAGCATACCCTGGCGTCGTACGCCAAGGCCATCCTCGACGGTGCCGACTACGTCGAGCCGGACCTGGTGGCCACGCGCGACGGCATCCTCGTGGCGCGCCACGAAAGCAACCTGATCGACACCACCGACGTGGCGCGCCGGCCCGAGTTTGCCAGCCGGCGCGGCAAGAAGATGGTCGACGGCGAATGGCACGAAGGCTGGTTCGTTGACGACTTCACCCTGGCCGAACTGAAAACCCTGCGCGCCATCGAACGCTTGCCGAAAGTCCGCACCGGCAACACCTTGTACGATGGACAATTCCAGATCCCCACGTGGGAAGAAATCATCGATTTTGTTGCAGCGCAATCTGCCGCCAGCGGCCGGGTCATCGGCCTCGTGCCGGAGCTGAAAAGCTCGACCTACTTCCGCGATGCGGGCCTGGCGCTGGAAGACCGTTTCCTGTCGACCATGCTGGCGCACGAATACACGCGCCGCGCGCCGATCGAAATCCAGTCCTTCGAAGTGGCGAATCTGAAGTACCTGCGCGAGAAGCTGGGACGGCGCGCCAACGTGCGCCTGATGCAGCTGGTGGTGGGCGGCGACGTGCGTCCGATGGATGTCGTCAAGGCGGGCGGAAAGTTAACGTTTGGACAAATGACCACACCGGCCGGCCTGCGCGACATCGCCGCCTACGCGGACGTGGTGGCGCCGCCAACGCGAGCAATCATCGCGCTGGGCGCCGACCAGCGTCTGGCAAAACCCTCGTCCATCGTCGACGATGCACACCAGGCCGGTTTGCTGCTGCACACGTGGACCTTCCGCCCGGAAAACCGTTTCCTGGCGGCCGACTTCCGCGATGGCAATGGCGAGAATGCGCGCAACGAAGCCGGTTCCGTGGCGGAAATGCGGCGTTACATCGAGACGGGACTGGACGGCTTTTTCAGCGACGATCCCGGTTTGGGACGCATCGCCGCCGGATAA